In Tenrec ecaudatus isolate mTenEca1 chromosome 5, mTenEca1.hap1, whole genome shotgun sequence, the following are encoded in one genomic region:
- the LOC142448768 gene encoding large ribosomal subunit protein uL30-like codes for MEAVAEKKKKAPAVPETLKKKRKNFAELKIKHLRKKFAQKMLQKARRKLIYKKAKHYHKEYRQMYRTEIRMARMARKAGNFYVPGEPKLAFVIRIRGVSGVSLKVPKVLQLLRLRQIFNGTFVKLNKASINMLRIVEPYIAWGYPNLKSVNELIYKCGYGKINKKRIALTDNTLIARCLGKYGIICMEDLVHEIYTVGKRFKEANNFLWPFKLSSPQGGMKKKSTHFVEGGDAGNREDQINRLIRRMN; via the exons ATGGAGGCTGTcgcggagaagaagaagaaggcgcCTGCTGTTCCAGAGACCCTTAAGAAAAAGCGAAAGAATTTCGCAGAACTAAAGATCAAACACCTAAGAAAGAAGTTTGCCCAAAAGATGCTTCAAAAGGCAAGGAGGAAGCTGATCTACAAGAAAGCTAAGCACTATCACAAGGAATACAGGCAGATGTACAGAACCGAAATCCGAATGGCTCGCATGGCAAGGAAAGCTGGCAACTTCTATGTGCCTGGAGAGCCCAAGCTGGCGTTTGTTATCAGGATCAGAGGTGTCAGTGGTGTGAGCCTGAAGGTTCCAAAAGTGTTGCAGCTTCTTCGCCTTCGCCAGATTTTCAATGGCACCTTTGTTAAGCTTAACAAGGCTTCAATTAACATGCTGAGGATTGTGGAACCATACATTGCATGGGG GTACCCAAACCTGAAGTCAGTGAATGAACTCATCTACAAGTGTGGCTATGGCAAAATCAATAAGAAGCGTATTGCCCTGACAGATAACACGCTGATTGCACGGTGTCTTGGTAAATATGGCATCATTTGCATGGAGGATCTGGTTCATGAGATCTATACTGTTGGGAAACGTTTCAAAGAAGCAAATAACTTCCTGTGGCCCTTCAAACTATCTTCTCCACAAGGTGGGATGAAGAAAAAGAGCACCCATTTTGTAGAAGGTGGAGACGCAGGCAACAGGGAAGACCAGATCAACAGGCTTATTAGAAGGATGAACTAA